In one window of Pseudomonas benzenivorans DNA:
- the atpG gene encoding F0F1 ATP synthase subunit gamma yields MAGAKEIRSKIASIKSTQKITSAMEKVAVSKMRRAQQRMASSRPYAERIRQVIGHLANANPEYRHPFMVEREVKRVGYVVVSSDRGLCGGLNTNLFKALVKDMASNRERGVEIDLCVIGSKGAAFFRNFGGNVVAAISHLGEEPSINDLIGSVKVMLDAYLEGRIDRLSVVSNKFINTMTQQPTVEQLIPLVATPDEELKHHWDYLYEPDAKELLDGLMVRYVESQVYQAVVENNAAEQAARMIAMKNATDNAGDLISDLQLIYNKARQAAITQEISEIVGGAAAV; encoded by the coding sequence ATGGCAGGCGCAAAAGAGATTCGCAGCAAGATTGCGAGCATCAAAAGCACGCAGAAGATCACCAGCGCCATGGAAAAGGTGGCGGTCAGCAAAATGCGCAGGGCTCAACAGCGCATGGCGTCGAGCCGTCCCTATGCGGAGCGTATCCGCCAGGTCATCGGTCATCTGGCCAACGCCAACCCGGAGTACCGCCATCCCTTCATGGTCGAGCGCGAAGTCAAGCGCGTCGGCTATGTGGTGGTGAGTTCGGACCGGGGTCTGTGCGGCGGCCTGAATACCAACCTGTTCAAGGCTCTGGTCAAGGACATGGCGAGCAATCGCGAGCGCGGCGTGGAGATCGATCTCTGCGTGATCGGCAGCAAGGGTGCGGCATTCTTCCGCAACTTTGGTGGCAACGTCGTCGCTGCGATCAGCCACCTGGGCGAGGAACCCTCGATCAACGATCTGATCGGTTCGGTCAAGGTGATGCTCGATGCTTACCTGGAAGGGCGCATCGACCGTTTGTCCGTGGTCTCGAACAAGTTCATCAATACCATGACGCAACAGCCGACAGTGGAGCAGTTGATTCCGCTGGTGGCGACTCCGGATGAAGAGCTCAAGCATCACTGGGATTACCTGTACGAACCCGACGCCAAGGAGCTGCTGGACGGCTTGATGGTGCGTTACGTGGAGTCGCAGGTGTACCAGGCGGTGGTCGAGAACAACGCCGCCGAGCAGGCTGCGCGGATGATCGCGATGAAGAACGCCACCGACAACGCCGGTGACCTAATCAGCGATTTGCAGCTGATCTACAACAAGGCGCGTCAGGCAGCGATCACCCAAGAGATTTCGGAAATCGTCGGCGGCGCTGCCGCGGTTTAA